From the Methanofastidiosum sp. genome, the window GACTACAAGGATATGCTTATTGAAAATGGAAAGAAAATATCCTGGAACCCACAATACATGTACGATAGATTCTATGACTGGACAGATTCAATGGACTGGGACTGGATTATATCTAGACAGAGAGTCTTTGGAACGCCAATTCCTTTCTGGAAATGCAAAAAATGTGGGGAGCTAATACCTGCAAAAGAAGAGTGGCTACCGGTTGATCCAAGATTTGATATGCCAAAAGAGAAATGTAAATGTGGCTCCAATGAATTTATCGGCGAATCAGATGTATGTGACTGCTGGGTTGATTCATCTGCAACACCTCTTGCAATTTCAAAGTATAATAACGATGAGAAGTTTTTCAGTAAAACTTACCCTTCAACTATAAGGCCACAAGGTTATGAAATTATTAGAACTTGGCTATTTTACACTTTATTTAGATGTAATCTGATTACAGGAGAAAATCCCTGGAATGAAACATTAATACATGGAATGGTCGCAGGCCCAGATGGAAGAAAGATGAGTAAATCCTTAGGAAATGTTATCGAGCCTGATGAGCCCCTCAGTAAGTACTGCGCCGATGCATTGAGACAATGGGCGCTTCTTGCATCCAAAGGAGAAGATTTTCCATTTACCTGGAAAGAAATAGAGCATGGTAACAGATTTTTAACTAAACTCTGGAACGTTTCAAGATTTATTGAGATGAACATATCTGAAGCAAACACTAAAAACATTGATCTTGATTCACTTACAGTATCGGATAAATGGATTCTATCAAAGCTAACTGAGTTAGTCAAGTTCTCAAGAAAGGAACTTGATGATTATAGTTTTGCTCTAGTCTTAAAAGAAATAAGAACATTCTTGTGGCATGAAGTTGCAGATAATTATATTGAGGTAGTCAAATACAGATTGTATAACAATGTGAAAAAAGACGAGGCAACTTTTACTTTGAAGACATTGCTTAGAAATGTAATTGGATTGATTTCACCATACATACCCCACATAACTGAGGAGATATACAATGAAGTCTTTAGTGATGAAGGAATAAATAGCATTCACCTTACAGAGTACCCTTCATTTGAATTCTATGATAAAGAGGCTTTCGAAAAAGGAGAGATTTTAAAAGATATCACTGTTGCCATAAGAAGATACAAGTCAGATCTGAAGATGTCATTAAATGCACCAATAAATGGGGCGATTGTGTACACAGAAAAGAACATCGAGGAAATCACAGAAGATATCTCAAAATCAATGAATATCTCAAATCTAGAACTAAGAAGCGGAAAGCCAGACATCGATGAGAAGATAATTGATGTTACTCCGCGATACGATATAATAGGGCCAAAATTCGGAAAGGACGTCCAAAAAATAAAGACATTGTTAAAAGACAATATCGCCCAACTTGAAGAGAAAGGTGAAATCAAAGTCGATGGATTTGAGCTCAATAGGGATTATGTTGAAAGGGTAGAGCGTGAGTTCCTCAAGAGTGGTAAGAAAGTAAATGTCATTAAGGATAAGAACTTTATCATTGAAATCTTATAAAAACCTTTTTAAATTTTTTTGAAAATTTAAAGTAATGGTTTATCTAAAAGTTGCATACAACGGCAGAGAATTTTATGGTTCACAGTCTCAGCCAAATGTCCGAACAGTTGAAGGAGATATTTTAAACATTCTAGATAAAGAGGACATCAAAGTGATTAACTATGGTTTTTTATCAAGAACAGACAGAGGAGTTTCTGCTCTTTGTAATATCTTTAGATTGGAAGTAGAAGAAGATCTAAATATAAAAAAAATAACCCATCTTTTAGAAGATATTTGGATATACGGTAAAACTAACAAAGACCTTAAATTTCCCCTGACTAAAACTTATAGGTATTACCTTTTCGATAATGGATATGAAGAAGAGCTTATATCAAAAGGCTTGTCATTTTTTAGCGGAACACATGATTTCTTCTCTTTTTCTAAATATAATAGAATTGAAGACACAAAAAGAACAATTGAAACAAACTATAGAAAAGAAGGGCCGATTTATGTATTGGAATTCACGGGCAAGGGATTTCTTTGGCAGATGATCCGGAGAATTGTTGGATCAATAGTTGATTATGCAAACGGAAATATGTCTGAGATTGAGATTGTATCTGCTTTGAATGGTGAAACTACGCTCAATGCAACACCTTTTTCTTCTGATTATCTCCTTCTGTATGACATTGAAACAAACTGTGATATGCACTATGATGACTATGTACTTAGAATTTTGAAAAGAAGGTTCAATGAGTTATTTACAAATTTTACCGCAAGAAGTCTATTGGAGAAAGAGAGTTTTAATTACATCGACGAAACAGAAAAACTTATTAATAGAGATTAATCTTCTGATTCTGACAGCCGGGTAGGGTAGTGGTCAATCCTTCGAGGCTCTGGACCTTGAGACGGTGGTTCGAATCCGCCCCCGGCTACTGTTTTTCTATAAATAAATATTTATACTAAGAATTCATATAATGTTTATGGAAAATAATTTGGGGCGAGAAGGACTGCCAATAACAGAAAGGATTGTGAATGAGTTTGAAATAGAAGCAGGAGATTTCTATGATCTGGCCAAGATTTATTTAGATGCC encodes:
- a CDS encoding valine--tRNA ligase; this translates as MLDKDYGGKEIEKKWQNYWLEKEIFKFNPEKNGEVYVLDTPPPFTSGSLHMGHVMDFTWIDFVQRYKRMRGFNVYCPQGFDCHGLPTELKVEREFKISKDDKEAFIEKCKEWTVQCVDRMRRQMTDIGYFPDWSRMYLTMKPEYIKLIQKTLIDFYNKGYLFREKHPILWCPRCMTALAKAEVGYEEKDGKLYYLKLPVEGGKEYVEIATTRPELMPSCVGVFFNPKDPRYQNFKGKNVSLPLFGRKVPILSDEEVDMSFGTGVVYCCTYGDEQDILWQKKYNLEVINSITEDGKLKVGKDYDGLPVKEARKVIVSELNDLGLLIKEEKMKHRVLLHVERGSCKSPIELLPMEQYFINVRDYKDMLIENGKKISWNPQYMYDRFYDWTDSMDWDWIISRQRVFGTPIPFWKCKKCGELIPAKEEWLPVDPRFDMPKEKCKCGSNEFIGESDVCDCWVDSSATPLAISKYNNDEKFFSKTYPSTIRPQGYEIIRTWLFYTLFRCNLITGENPWNETLIHGMVAGPDGRKMSKSLGNVIEPDEPLSKYCADALRQWALLASKGEDFPFTWKEIEHGNRFLTKLWNVSRFIEMNISEANTKNIDLDSLTVSDKWILSKLTELVKFSRKELDDYSFALVLKEIRTFLWHEVADNYIEVVKYRLYNNVKKDEATFTLKTLLRNVIGLISPYIPHITEEIYNEVFSDEGINSIHLTEYPSFEFYDKEAFEKGEILKDITVAIRRYKSDLKMSLNAPINGAIVYTEKNIEEITEDISKSMNISNLELRSGKPDIDEKIIDVTPRYDIIGPKFGKDVQKIKTLLKDNIAQLEEKGEIKVDGFELNRDYVERVEREFLKSGKKVNVIKDKNFIIEIL